In the Streptomyces sp. NBC_00193 genome, GGCCCGGTTCACGGAGATCGGGTGGAGCGGCACGCCGCTCGCCGGGAACGGCGAGGCGGGCCGGATCCGCTGGGTGCTGGAGCACTCCTACCCCCAGCTGAACGATCTGGCCGGACTCGCCAAGGCGGCCGGAGCCGCGACGCTCACCGCGGAGAGCGCGGCGGCCGGGACCCAGGTGGCCATCTGGCGCCTGGCCGAGGGCGCATGGGTGGAGGCCGTCGATCCGCAGGCGGAGAAGCTGGCCGACTACCTCCAGCGGGAGGCGCGGCGGCTGCCCGAACCGCCGGCGTCACTCGCGGTGGATCCCGGCGAGGTGTCGGGGCCGCTGGGCACCCGGATCGGGCCGGTCACCGTGCGGACGGGCGCGCAGAGCGTGAGCGTGACCCCGGACGCGGCGGCCGTGGCCATGGGAGTACGGGTGGTGGACGCCCAGGGTCTGCCGGTCAGCTCCGCGGTCAACGGGGGGAAGCTGTTCTTCGAGGTGCCGGAGGGGACGCCGGACGGCAGTGCCGAGATCACCCTCCGCGGGTCCACCCGCGTGCCGGTCGGGCGGGTCTTCACCAGCGGGGTCCCGGCGCAGGTCCAGATCGTGGCCGGCTCCAGCGAGTCCGCGGCGGTGGCCACGGCGAAGGCGAGGTGGCCGCGGCTCCCCGTCGCCCAGCCGGCCGACGACGCGGCGGCGTCGGGCGGGGCGATGACGGCGCTGGGCACGCTGTCGGAATCCGCCTCGCCCCTGGACTCGGACAGCTCCGAGGAACGGCTGGCCGCCAGCGGCAGCTCGGCGGCCACCCCGGTGATCGCCTCCCTGGCGGTGGGCCTGGTCGTCCTGGGCGGCCTGGTCGTCCTCCTCCTGCGCAAGCGCCCCCTGGAGGACGGCCCCACCCCGAACCGGACGCCGGACCCGGAGTAGGCCCGGGCCGGGAATCCGACCCACCCCGGCAGGGCCGGCCCGGAGCCCTGCCCCGTGGCTGCGCTCCCGCCTGGGAACGATGCCCGGGGGCCTGAGTGGGGTCTTCTCGGGATGGGGGGGGTGGGCTCGGCCGGAGGGGTGGGGATCGGGGGGTCCGGGGTGGGGGCTGATTCGGATTCGGGGGGCCGGGTAGAGGCAGGGGATGGCTGATCAAGAACTGACCTGGAGGGGCGCGGTCGCAAGAGGGGACCGCCGGCTGTTCGACGCGGTGGCCCGGCGGCACTGGCCCGGGGCCGACCGGGTGCTGCCGCGGCTCGGCCGGGCCGCGAACCACGGGCTGCTGTGGGGCGGGGCCGCCGCGGGGATCGCCGTCCTCGGCTCGGCCGGGGCCCGCAAGGCGGCCGTGCGCGGGGCCGCGTCGCTGGCACTGGCCTCCGCGACCATCAACACCGTCGGCAAATGGTCCGTGCGCAGGGCGCGCCCGGTGTTGGACGGGGTGCCCGTCGGGCGGCAGCTCGGCACGCAGCCGCGTACGACCTCCTTCCCGTCCGGGCACGCCGCGTCCGCGTTCGCCTTCACCGCCGGGGTGGCGCTGGAGTCCCCGCTCCTGGGCGCGGCGCTGGCCCCCGTCGCCGTCTCCGTCGCCTTCTCCCGCGTGTACACCGGAGTCCACTACCCCTCGGACGTACTCGCGGGCGCGGCGCTCGGCGTGGCGGCCGGGTTCGTCGTGCGCCGCCTCACCCGGGACGCCGTGGAGGCCAGGATCACGCCGGGCGACGAGCGGCCCGCCGCGGGGGCGCCCGCGCTGCCCGACGGCACCGGGCTCACGGTGGTCGTGAACACCGGGTCGGGCACGGCCGCCACGACGGGGCTCGACGAACTGCTGCGCGAGCTGCTGCCGAAGGCCGAGCTCGTCCTGTGCGAGGGCCCGGAGCTCACCGCCGAACTGGCCTCGGCCGCCGAGCGCGCCACCGTCCTCGGGGTGTGCGGCGGCGACGGCACGGTCAACGCCGCCGCCACCGCCGCGCTGCGCGCCGGGATCCCCCTGGCGGTGTTCCCCGGCGGCACGCTCAACCACTTCGCGCTCGACCTCGGCCTCGCGGGAGCCGAGGACACCTGCCGGGCCGTGGCGGCCGGTCACGCGGTCCACATCGGCGTCGGCCGCTTCACCCCGGGCCCAGGCCCGGACCCCGAGGACACCAGGGCGGGCTACTTCCTGAACAACTTCAGCATCGGGGCCTACCCGGAGCTGCTCGGCCACCGGCTCCGCTGGGCCCCCCGGATCGGCGGCGGCCCCGCCGCCCTGCTGGCGGCGTACCGGGTGCTGCGCGCGGAGCGCCCGGTACGGCTCAAGCTCGCCGGGAAGCCGCGCAGCGTCTGGCTGCTCTTCGCGGGCAACGGCACCTACCAGGGCACGGGCCCGGCGCCCCGCTCCCGCAAGAGCCTCGGCGAGGGCCTGCTCGACGTCCGCCTGGTCCACGGCGGCGGCCGCCCCGGCCCCCGCCTGCTCGCCGCCGCCTTCGCGGGCCCGCTGACCCGCTCCCCGGTCCACGTCGCCACCCGGCTGCGCAGCCTGCGCGTGAGCGACATCCCCGCCGGCACTCCGCTCGCCTACGACGGCGAGTACGCGCAGGCCCCGAC is a window encoding:
- a CDS encoding thioester domain-containing protein, which produces MRRPIAVALLAAALAGAPGAIAAADAGPAAPRSPEGASAVLDGLKTYGQAVLRGTDGTARQIPAGLYEMRVDGGGMLQTYGVGVAGDAQPQARFTEIGWSGTPLAGNGEAGRIRWVLEHSYPQLNDLAGLAKAAGAATLTAESAAAGTQVAIWRLAEGAWVEAVDPQAEKLADYLQREARRLPEPPASLAVDPGEVSGPLGTRIGPVTVRTGAQSVSVTPDAAAVAMGVRVVDAQGLPVSSAVNGGKLFFEVPEGTPDGSAEITLRGSTRVPVGRVFTSGVPAQVQIVAGSSESAAVATAKARWPRLPVAQPADDAAASGGAMTALGTLSESASPLDSDSSEERLAASGSSAATPVIASLAVGLVVLGGLVVLLLRKRPLEDGPTPNRTPDPE
- a CDS encoding bifunctional phosphatase PAP2/diacylglycerol kinase family protein — its product is MADQELTWRGAVARGDRRLFDAVARRHWPGADRVLPRLGRAANHGLLWGGAAAGIAVLGSAGARKAAVRGAASLALASATINTVGKWSVRRARPVLDGVPVGRQLGTQPRTTSFPSGHAASAFAFTAGVALESPLLGAALAPVAVSVAFSRVYTGVHYPSDVLAGAALGVAAGFVVRRLTRDAVEARITPGDERPAAGAPALPDGTGLTVVVNTGSGTAATTGLDELLRELLPKAELVLCEGPELTAELASAAERATVLGVCGGDGTVNAAATAALRAGIPLAVFPGGTLNHFALDLGLAGAEDTCRAVAAGHAVHIGVGRFTPGPGPDPEDTRAGYFLNNFSIGAYPELLGHRLRWAPRIGGGPAALLAAYRVLRAERPVRLKLAGKPRSVWLLFAGNGTYQGTGPAPRSRKSLGEGLLDVRLVHGGGRPGPRLLAAAFAGPLTRSPVHVATRLRSLRVSDIPAGTPLAYDGEYAQAPTALVLDDLPDALTVYRPR